From Neobacillus sp. PS2-9, the proteins below share one genomic window:
- the dltC gene encoding D-alanine--poly(phosphoribitol) ligase subunit 2: MSIELVEFKNEVIEILAEVCQDEVVKENPDVDLFKSGLLDSFGTVELLIQIEERLGILVPISEFDRDLWNTPNNIALQLADMK, from the coding sequence ATGAGTATAGAATTAGTCGAATTTAAAAATGAAGTTATTGAAATCTTAGCAGAAGTTTGTCAAGACGAGGTTGTTAAGGAAAACCCCGACGTTGATCTATTTAAATCCGGTCTATTAGATTCATTCGGAACAGTTGAATTGCTAATCCAAATAGAAGAACGTCTAGGTATTCTTGTACCCATTTCTGAGTTTGATCGGGACCTTTGGAATACACCTAACAATATTGCTTTACAGCTGGCTGATATGAAATGA
- the dltD gene encoding D-alanyl-lipoteichoic acid biosynthesis protein DltD encodes MNKPLFAPLILAFIFLITLVLIPNQFIESMIPKSRISQAATELNPFMFQGKFVQQKMLEDPQFLPIYGSSELARLDRFHPSNYFKETNADFTPFLIGRGGTESLIHLLNFSEHTKQLKGKKIVFVLSPQWFQPNGTDESHFAPNYSALQGYDFAFNKNIDPVIKKKAIKRLLTFSPIENDPILSTIYKAEISKNPWVKRKASFVRPFGYAYRDLLEKKDLYYTLAGGIHRNQDISPKVKNKSWGELESLAVQFGEKKSTNNHFYIANNQYSKIKKLVPSLKDKKQGSTYGESPEYEDFQLVLDVLKENGAQPLFISVPVNGKWYDYTGFPKEGRFSYYQRIKNQIESEGFQVADFSNHEYDPYFMKDTIHIGWKGWVYTDHAIIDFYRKDNANNEVVRK; translated from the coding sequence ATGAATAAACCGCTTTTCGCACCATTAATCCTAGCTTTCATTTTCTTGATAACTTTGGTTCTCATACCTAATCAGTTCATAGAATCGATGATACCGAAATCTAGAATCAGTCAAGCGGCAACAGAATTAAACCCTTTTATGTTTCAAGGAAAGTTCGTTCAACAAAAAATGTTGGAGGATCCACAATTCTTGCCTATTTACGGATCGTCCGAGCTAGCAAGGTTGGATCGCTTTCATCCATCCAACTATTTTAAAGAGACAAATGCCGATTTCACGCCTTTTCTCATTGGAAGAGGTGGAACTGAATCGTTAATACACTTATTAAATTTCTCTGAACATACTAAACAATTAAAAGGGAAAAAAATCGTTTTCGTTTTGTCACCACAATGGTTTCAGCCGAACGGGACTGACGAATCTCACTTTGCTCCTAATTATTCAGCCTTACAAGGATATGATTTTGCTTTTAACAAAAATATTGATCCAGTAATTAAAAAGAAAGCAATTAAACGATTATTAACTTTTTCACCAATCGAAAATGATCCCATTCTTTCAACCATCTATAAAGCAGAAATATCAAAGAACCCGTGGGTGAAACGGAAAGCTTCATTTGTGCGTCCTTTTGGATATGCTTATCGAGATTTGCTAGAAAAGAAGGATCTATATTATACGTTAGCAGGCGGTATTCACCGAAACCAGGATATTTCTCCTAAAGTAAAAAATAAATCTTGGGGGGAATTAGAGTCTTTAGCAGTCCAGTTTGGTGAAAAAAAATCGACAAACAATCACTTTTATATAGCAAATAACCAGTACAGTAAAATAAAAAAATTGGTCCCGTCATTGAAGGATAAAAAACAAGGTTCCACTTATGGAGAATCCCCAGAATATGAGGATTTTCAATTAGTTCTCGATGTGCTTAAAGAAAATGGTGCTCAACCATTGTTTATCTCCGTTCCAGTGAACGGAAAATGGTATGACTATACTGGTTTTCCCAAGGAGGGCCGTTTCTCCTATTATCAGCGGATAAAAAATCAAATTGAGTCTGAGGGATTTCAAGTAGCGGACTTTTCCAATCATGAATATGACCCTTACTTTATGAAGGATACAATTCACATAGGTTGGAAAGGCTGGGTATATACGGATCATGCGATAATTGATTTTTATAGAAAAGATAATGCTAACAATGAGGTTGTTCGAAAATAG